The proteins below come from a single Pichia kudriavzevii chromosome 2, complete sequence genomic window:
- a CDS encoding uncharacterized protein (PKUD0B03860; similar to Saccharomyces cerevisiae YJR123W (RPS5); ancestral locus Anc_7.509) translates to MSDVEEQQQFEEEIISEPVEVQYVELATPIPKDVQQGAAEVKLFNKWSFEDVVVKDISLTDYIQVRQPVFVSHTAGRYATKRFRKAQCPIIERLTNSLMMNGRNNGKKLKAVRIIKHAMEIIHILTDLNPLQVIVDAIVNTGAREDTTRIGSAGAVRRQAVDVSPLRRVNQAIALLTIGAREAAFRNIKTIAECLAEELVNAAKGSSTSYAIKKKDELERVAKSNR, encoded by the coding sequence ATGTCTGACGTCgaagaacaacaacaatttgaagaagaaatcatctCTGAACCAGTCGAAGTTCAATACGTTGAATTAGCAACTCCAATTCCAAAGGATGTCCAACAAGGTGCAGCTGAAGTCAAGTTGTTCAACAAGTGGtcttttgaagatgttgttgttaagGACATCTCCTTGACTGACTACATCCAAGTCAGACAACCAGTTTTCGTTTCCCACACTGCAGGTAGATACGCTACCAAGAGATTCAGAAAGGCACAATGCCCaatcattgaaagattGACCAACTCCTTGATGATGAACGGTAGAAACAACGGTAAGAAGTTAAAGGCTGTCAGAATCATTAAGCACGCTATGGAAATCATCCACATTTTGACCGACTTGAACCCATTACAAGTCATTGTCGATGCTATTGTCAACACTGGTGCAAGAGAAGATACCACTAGAATTGGTTCCGCTGGTGCAGTCAGAAGACAAGCTGTTGATGTCTCTCCATTAAGAAGAGTCAACCAAGCTATTGCTTTATTGACCATTGGTGCAAGAGAAGCTGCTTTCAGAAACATCAAGACTATTGCTGAATGTTTAGCTGAAGAATTAGTCAACGCTGCAAAGGGTTCTTCCACCTCTTACGCtatcaagaagaaggatGAATTAGAGAGAGTTGCAAAGTCCAACCGTTAA
- a CDS encoding uncharacterized protein (PKUD0B03850; similar to Saccharomyces cerevisiae YIL010W (DOT5); ancestral locus Anc_7.126) encodes MSVSRRRSERIAAIQQEFEIVKAQKAETPASKVTKPKKSRTKTQTIATKVTEPKKSTRETENLKQGSPTVKVDLPKTTKSRSAKKEDAIELGDDYELNVGDEIPSDLEIKLQNGEEQNLLEFSKKAGVLVIFSYPKASTPGCTRQAKGFRDHYKELNEKYGASVLGLSADNAKTQTNFKVKQELQYDLICDTKKELIALLGCKKFPSGIIRSHFIFVDGVLRFKNVKVSPEESFTNALKQVKELSKSK; translated from the coding sequence ATGTCCGTATCTAGACGTCGGTCAGAGAGAATCGCTGCAATTCAGcaagaatttgaaattgtaaaaGCCCAGAAGGCTGAAACTCCAGCTTCTAAAGTCACAAAACCTAAAAAGTCGAGAACAAAGACACAAACAATAGCTACGAAAGTTACAGAACCAAAGAAGAGTACTAGAGAAACCGAAAATCTTAAACAAGGATCTCCAACTGTGAAGGTAGATTTGCCAAAGACGACTAAGTCTAGATCTGCTAAGAAAGAGGATGCTATTGAACTTGGAGACGACTATGAATTAAATGTTGGCGACGAAATACCAAGTGATCTCGAaataaaacttcaaaaCGGTGAAGAACAAAACTTATTAGAGTTTTCCAAGAAGGCTGGGGTATTAGTTATTTTTTCGTATCCAAAAGCATCAACTCCAGGCTGTACAAGACAAGCGAAAGGTTTTAGGGATCATTACAAGGAGTTGAACGAGAAATACGGAGCAAGTGTCTTAGGTTTAAGTGCCGATAATGCAAAGACACAAACCAATTTCAAGGTGAAACAAGAGTTGCAGTATGATTTGATTTGCGATACAAAAAAGGAGTTGATTGCACTATTAGGTTGCAAGAAATTCCCTAGTGGTATTATCAGGTCCCACTTTATATTTGTCGATGGTGTCTTAAGGTTCAAAAATGTAAAGGTTAGTCCGGAGGAGAGTTTTACAAACGCGTTGAAACAAGTGAAAGAGCTATCCAAGTCTAAGTGA
- a CDS encoding uncharacterized protein (PKUD0B03870; similar to Saccharomyces cerevisiae YER024W (YAT2); ancestral locus Anc_7.510) gives MPSTFDSENLLPKLPLPNVQSSIHQALEALKPMVPENDFEKLVHNAEEFANSEICETLQSHLKKIADSTDNYLHSEGISTTTSNVYGDLRGQTLPRNPFFILEDDPMKNIVPSQEYRAAVLTCSTLRFIVALKFGYLKPDYDRSSNNPLSMTAYHNLFGTTVIPMNNGVTMKKSEGSKHIIFMSNGQFYSLTVLSEDYQIWFSKHELSAIIKEIIHDSIHRKNNFNVGTFTSEAKTTWKAARFALEKTNSQQMEVIDSALFIVCLDHETFDLNHVNNESNKIQLVSHGTSRIDKNGHQFGTCINRYYDKLNIVVTKNATAACIYPASIIDGTSVLRFISDIYTDSVLRLARMINGKNYTLWTEINTVPIDSKIVKPNYQYLKFNLTNEIANGLHLAESRLADIINQHEYVAKKIEMGKSYIRDKMKIPTDAFVQICIQITYYALYGKCPSTFEPVSTRRFRDSRTEPICVQNEYILELCQAFISQTTEEEKWKLILQAIEKHQKNVKNASSGLGFERHLSALRSAFIQRNTLNNLNPELPKINPTSLPPFLFDSLIENLYKPELIAANCGNPALDYFGITPSVPSGFGFGYIIKDDYITIVGSSQWRQTGRFLDTLERVFLNIKQIWRNVVINQSNNRDTDLQEYIKSIPMSLVQSNNSSWLPNINSKSKSNTKADAYIMGGYDYFDVGQLHVRSEMASRAQSQAVSRAISRAGSQVNLAKIPSFKNVDSAHSEKPPTVGRLLSLQTDL, from the coding sequence ATGCCATCCACGTTTGACAGCGAGAATTTGTTACCAAAGCTTCCTCTCCCAAATGTACAATCCTCAATCCATCAGGCCTTGGAGGCGTTGAAACCAATGGTACctgaaaatgattttgagaaGCTAGTCCATAACGCAGAAGAGTTTGCCAACTCGGAGATTTGTGAAACCTTACAGTctcatttgaagaaaatcgCCGACTCTACTGACAACTATCTACATTCAGAAGGAATATCCACAACAACTTCCAATGTATACGGAGATTTAAGAGGCCAGACTTTACCTCGTAACCCGTTTTTCATTCTTGAGGATGACCCAATGAAGAACATTGTGCCCTCCCAAGAATACAGAGCTGCTGTTTTGACTTGTTCAACTTTGAGGTTTATTGTTGCTTTGAAATTCGGATACTTAAAACCAGATTATGATCGATCTTCAAACAACCCGCTCTCCATGACTGCGTACCATAACTTGTTTGGCACTACAGTTATCCCTATGAATAACGGTGTCACAATGAAGAAGTCAGAAGGCTCCAAAcatatcattttcatgtcCAATGGCCAATTCTATTCGTTGACAGTCCTATCAGAAGATTATCAAATTTGGTTCTCCAAACATGAATTGAGCGCTATAATTAAAGAGATTATTCATGATTCAATTCATCGGAAAAATAACTTTAATGTCGGCACCTTTACAAGTGAAGCTAAAACAACCTGGAAGGCGGCAAGGTTTGCcttggaaaaaacaaattctCAACAAATGGAGGTGATTGATAGCGCCTTATTTATTGTGTGTTTAGATCATGAAACATTTGACTTGAATCACGTGAACAATGAAAGTAATAAAATCCAATTAGTTTCACATGGTACTTCtagaattgataaaaatggTCATCAATTTGGTACTTGTATCAATAGATATTATGATAAATTGAATATAGTTGTTACTAAAAATGCCACTGCAGCTTGTATTTATCCAGCCTCCATTATTGATGGTACTTCTGTTTTGAGATTTATTAGTGATATTTATACCGATTCAGTTTTAAGGTTGGCAAGAATGATCAATGGTAAAAATTATACTCTATGGACAGAAATCAATACTGTTCCTATAGATAGTAAAATTGTCAAGCCtaattatcaatatcttAAGTTCAACCTAACTAATGAAATTGCGAATGGTTTACATTTGGCAGAGTCTAGGTTGGCAGATATTATCAACCAGCATGAATATGTTGCCAAGAAGATTGAAATGGGAAAGTCATATATTCGTGACAAAATGAAGATACCAACGGATGCCTTTGTCCAAATTTGTATCCAAATCACATATTATGCTCTTTACGGTAAATGtccttcaacttttgaGCCAGTCTCGACTAGAAGATTCCGTGACTCGAGAACAGAACCAATCTGTGTCCAAAACGAATATATTCTGGAGTTATGCCAAGCGTTTATTTCTCAAACCacagaagaggaaaaatggAAGTTGATTCTACAAGCTATAGAGAAACATCAGAAAAATGTTAAAAACGCAAGTTCTGGTCTGGGGTTTGAAAGACATTTGAGTGCTTTAAGATCTGCgtttattcaaagaaatacaCTTAACAACTTGAATCCAGAATTGCCAAAGATTAACCCAACTTCATTACCTCCATTTCTTTTCGATTCCttaattgaaaatctcTATAAACCAGAATTAATTGCAGCTAATTGTGGAAATCCAGCTCTTGACTATTTTGGTATTACGCCATCTGTACCTTCTGGATTTGGTTTTGGATATATAATTAAAGATGATTATATTACAATTGTTGGATCATCTCAATGGAGACAAACTGGTAGGTTTTTGGATACTCTTGAAAGAGTATTTTTGAACATAAAACagatttggagaaatgTTGTCATTAACCAATCGAATAACAGAGATACTGACTTGCAAGAGTATATCAAGTCAATCCCAATGTCTCTTGTTCAGTCCAATAATTCATCTTGGTTACCCAAtataaattcaaaatcaaaatcaaatacgAAGGCTGATGCATATATTATGGGAGGTTATGATTACTTTGATGTTGGTCAATTACACGTCAGATCTGAAATGGCTTCAAGGGCCCAAAGTCAAGCTGTCAGTAGGGCAATCAGTAGAGCTGGAAGCCAAGTGAATCTAGCCAAAATTCcaagtttcaaaaatgtGGATTCCGCTCACAGTGAAAAACCTCCTACTGTCGGCAGGCTATTAAGTTTACAGACCGATCTATAG
- a CDS encoding uncharacterized protein (PKUD0B03900; similar to Saccharomyces cerevisiae YER025W (GCD11); ancestral locus Anc_7.513) — MPSELQDAVPDIVIGGDQPVEEAEYESENEEILDTKTEKKTVSFADLDENENGESEEDIRKREFEEGGGLPEQPVNPDVASLTPISPEIINRQATINIGTIGHVAHGKSTVVRAISGVQTVRFKNELERNITIKLGYANAKIYRCNDKNCPEPDCYRSFKSDKEIHPKCQRPGCNGRYNLIRHVSFVDCPGHDILMSTMLSGAAVMDAALLLIAGNEPCPQPQTSEHLAAIEIMKLKHVVILQNKVDLMKKEAALEHEKSILKFIKGTIADGAPIIPISAQLKYNIDAVNMCMVKSIPVPIRDFTAVPRLMVIRSFDVNKPGAEIADLKGGVAGGSILTGVFRIGDEIEIRPGIVTKDDNGKIQCKSIFSSIVSLFAENNDLKFAVPGGLIGVGTKVDPTLCRADRLVGQVVGAKGNLPSVFTDIEVNYFLLRRLLGVKTDDQKKVKVRNLEVDDVLMVNIGSTATGARVVAVKADMARLTLTSPACTEINEKIALSRRIDKHFRLIGWATIKKGTTIDPIN, encoded by the coding sequence ATGCCTTCTGAATTACAAGACGCAGTCCCAGATATTGTTATTGGCGGTGATCAACCAGTCGAGGAAGCAGAATATGAGagtgaaaatgaagaaattttaGATACCAAAACCGAAAAGAAGACAGTTAGTTTTGCAGATCTCGATGAAAACGAAAATGGAGAAAGTGAAGAGGACATCAGAAAAAGAGAATTCGAAGAAGGTGGTGGTTTGCCAGAACAACCAGTGAATCCAGATGTCGCATCTCTTACTCCTATTTCTCCAGAGATTATCAACAGACAAGCTACCATTAATATTGGTACCATTGGTCATGTTGCCCACGGTAAATCCACTGTTGTTAGAGCCATTTCTGGTGTCCAAACTGTTAGATTCAAGAACGAATTAGAGAGAAATATTACCATCAAGTTAGGTTatgcaaatgcaaagatTTACAGATGTAACGATAAAAACTGTCCTGAACCGGATTGTTATCGTTCGTTCAAGAGtgataaagaaattcaTCCAAAATGTCAACGTCCTGGATGTAATGGTAGATACAATTTAATCAGACATGTCTCCTTTGTTGATTGTCCAGGTCACGATATTTTAATGAGTACCATGTTGTCGGGTGCAGCTGTCATGGATGCTGCTTTATTATTGATTGCAGGTAATGAACCATGTCCACAACCTCAAACTTCCGAACATTTGGCTGCTATTGAAATCATGAAATTAAAGCATGTTGTGATTTTACAAAATAAAgttgatttgatgaagaaagaagcaGCTTTAGAGCACGAAAAATCTATTTTGAAGTTTATCAAGGGTACTATTGCTGATGGTGCTCCTATTATCCCAATTTCTGCTCAGTTGAAATACAACATTGATGCAGTTAACATGTGTATGGTCAAGTCTATTCCTGTTCCAATTAGAGACTTTACTGCAGTTCCAAGATTAATGGTTATTAGATCTTTCGATGTTAATAAGCCTGGTGCAGAAATTGCAGATTTGAAAGGTggtgttgctggtggttCTATCTTGACAGGTGTTTTTAGaattggtgatgaaattgaaatcagaCCGGGTATTGTCACTAAAGATGACAATGGTAAGATTCAATGTAAGTCCATTTTCTCTAGCATCGTCTCCTTATTTGCTGAAaacaatgatttgaaatttgcAGTTCCTGGTGGTTTGATTGGTGTCGGTACTAAAGTTGACCCAACTTTATGTAGAGCTGATAGACTTGTTGGTCAAGTGGTTGGTGCAAAGGGCAACTTACCTTCAGTTTTCACAGATATCGAGGTCAACTATTTCTTACTAAGAAGATTACTTGGTGTTAAGACTGACGACCAAAAGAAGGTCAAAGTCAGAAACTTGGAGGTTGATGATGTGTTGATGGTCAACATTGGTTCAACTGCTACAGGTGCTAGAGTGGTGGCAGTTAAAGCAGATATGGCTAGATTAACCTTGACTTCTCCTGCATGTACTGAAATTAATGAAAAGATTGCATTGTCCAGACGTATTGATAAACATTTCAGATTAATTGGTTGGGCGACTATCAAGAAAGGTACTACCATTGATCCAATAAACTAG
- a CDS encoding uncharacterized protein (PKUD0B03880; similar to Saccharomyces cerevisiae YJR124C; ancestral locus Anc_7.511) — MSTHIWHSLKQSTTDIRLLWFSVFIRMISFGLTNQVLTLYLRELNISEVNIGLFMSLTMVGDSVISYALTWNANKLGNRFIMLLGSFLMIVAGFIFSTGTGNFHYLLFAAIVGVISPSGNEAGPFKTIEETVLANLTPPNHRPEIYAIHWILGSVGASLGSVLAGLIVQTLILNHGFSTKDAYRCTFYVIVFTSVLKFASLLFISEKAEPSYIPPYKLTLENQLDNEDNEESNRTIDSQASTSTMTSANGERQPLLRIQSTVEHPTITGLSPQTQSILFKLMVPFMLDSFGYGFMTNAWVVYYFKKRYQISAVILGVLFGFSGIAMSISAIPSAWFAKRFGPIKSSVLTQIPCGLFFMAIPLLGYNFNVAAVFYLLNQVTTAFDVVPRQIILTSLIPPVELSKVMGSVNIGKQIARSISPCFTGFFARDGLLWLCFQLTGTFLIMANLFLAVEFSCLDEKVRKLEQVNHDIV; from the coding sequence ATGTCTACACATATTTGGCACTCTCTAAAACAATCCACAACTGATATCAGGCTTTTATGGTTCTCGGTATTTATTCGTATGATCTCATTCGGTCTCACAAACCAAGTCTTGACGCTATATTTAAGAGAACTTAATATCAGCGAGGTGAACATCGGTTTGTTCATGTCACTAACCATGGTAGGAGATTCTGTGATTTCATATGCGTTGACATGGAATGCCAACAAGCTGGGAAATAGATTCATCATGCTGTTAGGGAGCTTCTTGATGATTGTTGCTGGTTTTATATTCTCCACGGGTACAGGCAACTTTCATTATTTACTATTTGCAGCTATAGTCGGTGTTATATCGCCTTCAGGTAACGAGGCTGGTCCATTCAAAACAATCGAGGAGACCGTTTTGGCCAACTTAACTCCACCGAATCACAGGCCTGAAATTTATGCAATCCATTGGATACTTGGTTCTGTTGGCGCATCGCTTGGTTCCGTTTTGGCTGGTCTTATTGTCCAaacattgattttgaatcaTGGATTTTCTACAAAAGACGCTTACAGGTGCACTTTTTATGTTATAGTTTTTACCTCGGTACTAAAGTTTGCTTCATTGTTATTCATATCTGAAAAGGCAGAACCTTCATATATTCCGCCATACAAACTAACACTTGAAAATCAACTAGATAATGAGGATAATGAGGAATCGAATAGGACAATTGATTCTCAGGCTTCTACATCAACTATGACTTCAGCAAATGGCGAGCGTCAACCATTGTTGCGTATTCAATCAACGGTCGAGCATCCAACAATTACAGGTTTATCACCGCAAACCCAATCtattcttttcaaattgatgGTACCATTTATGCTTGATTCATTTGGCTATGGGTTTATGACAAATGCATGGGTTGTCTATTACTTCAAGAAAAGGTATCAAATATCGGCAGTCATTCTTGGAGTACTATTTGGATTCTCAGGGATTGCTATGTCAATCTCAGCTATACCCTCGGCGTGGTTTGCTAAACGTTTTGGACCTATTAAATCATCTGTTCTAACACAAATCCCCTGtggtttatttttcatGGCAATTCCTTTATTAGGATATAACTTCAACGTAGCTGCTGTTTTCTATTTGCTAAACCAAGTTACAACCGCATTTGACGTTGTTCCCAGACAAATTATTTTAACCTCATTGATTCCACCAGTAGAATTATCCAAAGTCATGGGAAGTGTTAATATTGGCAAACAAATTGCTAGATCAATCAGTCCTTGTTTTACAGGATTTTTTGCTAGGGATGGGCTACTATGGCTTTGTTTCCAGCTAACGGGTACCTTCTTAATTATGGCAAATCTTTTTCTTGCGGTAGAGTTCTCTTGTTTGGATGAAAAGGTAAGAAAGTTGGAACAAGTTAATCACGACATTGTCTAA
- a CDS encoding uncharacterized protein (PKUD0B03890; similar to Saccharomyces cerevisiae YLR451W (LEU3); ancestral locus Anc_7.512) produces the protein MSTTSNNLTQFKAESPEAIMNSFDTKGSQKRSKRSKKIACTECRQQKAKCDASERQPHPCSRCEKRKIPCKLDSEFKRTFKRAKIDELVKEYEIIKSKLNSNMLNDTKQIPVQIQQQPPPLQQQQQPQPQPQAQTQQSFLPPIQYVSNSRANISGGSSYPIQASPSNGSPLNDTAGYGSAVPSNSYNNHATHVSSSGIPGSINRQMGPNISGSGNVKPATPLSTLNRQFSPFSMRPISPLGQDMSLISGMQLSSSYNQPIKSPVIVATPGIQYSTNISSPNITNKINSSLNLSTLISAANASDNLSKGFTNGSAITASNNVNKQAATVSQLEPGKLSNLRVCRPVRKPKIDQSLLSCTPKSLGEVTLNEDQIVVLYSTFLTHYHPLLPVIDMEKSIEKIYKLCPILFWTMMFTALRGHHSLEPAISPEECKELYFTLSPVIKSVLAEITISPITRYAPSEADESILNASSVYSVQAFLIYTFWPPLTSSLSADSSWNSIGIAFYQAIRLGLHTPGLTSDRSKSSDLLNENIRTWIACNVVSQTIASVFGYPSFFQPYGSLTLALSKEGNDVPHCLRQMLEIQTFEEQIEKTLNSNSFDSLRLNHTSEQLPMIHLLENELNQLELKLCSVPDSPMDDFRMLSLYAARLHLLCYYFLDNDQSNTFEYKRGVIKAYNAALAIIQHCKMSNEREDSFIKNLPSSYILTLWQASVVISRLVNSSYKSLIDVEAGKLLYQNAISLALKASVVKHDLAYRSCGIMKATWNLFRTLDMNSSGPVKVTVRSRMSANIFFDTLWIVREKCDMIKLNYRKKSDSNSGGESDDDVEVIEDDQKVSDDHQNVVTNTLSGSVGSETRSSSKRKTNYSAENAARKIISTIPLDPQPISIAETPNDSTSNSKGGSPFASYKSPNTYSDASKKIITPQSLALNSASNYHSSPDHRSNQNSKRTPNDTKSVSSTPLETGAAAVLARPAESQNANTEPVKSDSTVGLTNSNVDALGPTPTTNTGFFIDNWDLNADFDSDMLFKDIASVMDEFGFHAG, from the coding sequence ATGTCCACCACATCAAACAATTTGACACAGTTCAAAGCTGAAAGCCCCGAAGCCATCATGAATAGCTTTGATACAAAAGGATCTCAAAAGAGAAGTAAACgatcaaaaaaaattgcatGCACTGAGTGTAGGCAACAAAAAGCTAAATGTGATGCTTCAGAGAGACAACCACATCCTTGCTCTAGATGTGAAAAACGCAAAATACCTTGTAAGTTGGATTCTGAGTTTAAGAGAACCTTTAAAAGAGCCAAGATAGATGAACTGGTAAAGGAATACGAAATTATCAAGTCTAAATTAAACTCAAACATGTTAAATGATACCAAACAGATACCTGTACAAATTCAGCAACAACCTCCACcactacaacaacaacaacaaccacaaccacaaccacaaGCTCAAACACAGCAATCATTCTTACCTCCAATCCAGTATGTTTCAAACTCACGAGCAAACATTTCAGGTGGGAGCTCTTACCCAATCCAAGCGAGTCCAAGCAATGGTTCACCGTTAAATGATACTGCTGGTTATGGCTCTGCTGTTCCAAGTAATTCTTATAACAATCATGCTACGCATGTGTCAAGTTCCGGAATCCCTGGATCAATCAATCGACAAATGGGACCCAATATTTCCGGCAGTGGTAATGTGAAACCTGCAACCCCGTTATCTACTCTGAATAGACAGTTTTCTCCATTCAGTATGAGACCAATTTCACCGTTAGGACAGGATATGTCTCTTATAAGTGGTATGCAATTATCTTCTAGTTATAACCAGCCAATAAAATCTCCGGTTATAGTCGCCACACCTGGGATACAGTACTCTACAAACATTTCCAGTCCTAATATTACGAATAAGATAAACAGTTCATTAAATTTGTCTACCCTGATATCCGCAGCAAATGCGTCAGATAATCTCAGCAAGGGGTTCACCAATGGATCCGCCATTACAGCATCCAACAACGTAAACAAACAAGCCGCCACTGTTTCACAATTAGAACCGGGAAAATTATCAAACTTGAGGGTGTGCCGCCCTGTTAGAAAGCCAAAGATTGATCAATCTTTGTTGAGTTGTACTCCAAAATCACTGGGTGAAGTGACATTGAATGAAGACCAGATTGTGGTTCTGTACAGCACATTCCTAACTCATTATCATCCATTGTTACCAGTGATCGATATGGAAAAAAGTATcgaaaaaatatacaagtTATGCCctattttgttttggaCGATGATGTTCACCGCCTTGAGAGGCCACCATTCGTTAGAACCAGCCATCAGCCCAGAAGAATGCAAGGAACTTTATTTTACCTTATCACCTGTTATTAAATCTGTCTTGGCAGAAATCACAATCTCTCCAATCACCCGGTATGCTCCATCTGAGGCTGATGAGTCGATTTTGAACGCATCAAGCGTTTACTCGGTGCAAGCCTTTTTGATCTATACCTTTTGGCCCCCCTTAACTTCTTCTCTAAGTGCTGATTCCAGTTGGAATAGTATTGGTATTGCATTTTACCAAGCTATTAGGCTTGGATTGCATACGCCGGGATTAACCTCGGATAGAAGTAAGTCTAGCGATTtgttgaatgaaaatattcgAACATGGATTGCATGCAATGTTGTCTCTCAAACCATTGCGTCTGTTTTCGGATATCCTAGTTTTTTCCAGCCATATGGTTCGTTAACTTTGGCATTGTCAAAGGAGGGAAATGATGTACCTCATTGCTTAAGACAAATGcttgaaattcaaacttttgaggagcaaattgaaaaaaccTTGAACAGTAACTCTTTTGACTCCTTGAGATTAAACCACACATCCGAGCAGCTACCAATGATCCATTTATTAGAGAATGAACTAAACCAACTTGAGTTAAAATTATGTTCCGTTCCGGATTCTCCTATGGATGATTTCAGAATGTTGTCGTTGTATGCTGCAAGATTGCATCTACTGTGTTATTATTTCTTGGATAATGATCAATCGAATACATTTGAGTACAAAAGAGGGGTAATTAAAGCTTATAATGCAGCATTAGCTATTATTCAACATTGTAAAATGTCTAACGAGAGGGAGGATTCTTTTATCAAGAACTTACCAAGCTCCTATATTTTGACACTGTGGCAGGCGTCCGTTGTCATTTCACGTTTAGTCAACTCCTCTTATAAATCACTGATTGATGTTGAAGCTGGAAAGTTATTATATCAGAATGCGATCTCTTTGGCTCTGAAGGCTTCTGTCGTAAAACACGATTTAGCCTATAGATCATGCGGAATAATGAAGGCCACTTGGAATTTATTCAGAACTCTAGATATGAACTCGTCAGGTCCTGTTAAAGTCACTGTCCGTTCAAGGATGTCTGCcaatatattttttgataCTTTATGGATTGTTAGAGAGAAATGTGATATGATCAAACTTAACTACAGGAAAAAGAGCGATTCTAATAGTGGAGGCGAAtcagatgatgatgttgaagttaTAGAGGACGATCAAAAGGTATCTGATGATCATCAGAATGTCGTTACCAACACACTTTCAGGAAGCGTCGGAAGTGAGACTAGATCATCaagcaaaaggaaaacaaactATAGTGCCGAAAATGCCGCACGTAAAATTATCAGTACCATCCCGCTAGATCCACAACCCATTTCAATTGCAGAAACTCCGAATGATAGTACCAGTAACAGTAAAGGTGGTTCCCCCTTTGCTTCTTATAAATCACCGAACACATATTCTGATGCGtctaaaaaaatcattacTCCACAAAGTTTAGCACTTAATTCAGCATCAAATTATCACAGTTCTCCAGATCACAGATCCAACCAAAATTCCAAACGTACCCCCAATGATACGAAGTCCGTTTCTTCTACTCCATTAGAAACTGGCGCTGCAGCGGTTCTCGCACGACCTGCTGAATCTCAGAATGCTAATACAGAACCCGTGAAGAGTGATTCCACAGTGGGTTTAACAAATAGTAACGTGGATGCATTAGgaccaacaccaacaacaaacaccggatttttcattgacaacTGGGACCTTAATGCTGACTTCGATTCCGACATgcttttcaaagatattgcATCGGTTATGGATgaatttggttttcatGCCGGTTga